One Coccinella septempunctata chromosome 8, icCocSept1.1, whole genome shotgun sequence genomic window carries:
- the LOC123318741 gene encoding probable dolichyl pyrophosphate Glc1Man9GlcNAc2 alpha-1,3-glucosyltransferase — protein MIIPIALLVSCLKLLLIPAYHSTDFEVHRNWLAITHSLPIKKWYFENTSEWTLDYPPFFAWFEYLLSFPAQLFDKNMLVVENINYDSKRTVQFQRLSVIFMDLIYLYGVYGCSKIVPKGWRAHVLLILLSTNCGLIMVDHIHFQYNGFMYGILLISISYMWTENYLKSAFFFSVLLNLKHIYLYAAPAYFVYLLRNYCLRSKSISGALGSKQCWMNTIKLGSIVVGVFFVSFYPFLDHIPQVISRLFPLKRGLCHAYWAPNFWALYNVADKAAFIIASKMGFELSATKAAMTGGLVQEYSHSVLPNITPLTSVALTLLTTLPCLIKLWRLKSGPDFIRCIVLCSLTSFAFGYHVHEKAILMAVIPLTLLSVLDSFDGRIFLILSTVGHFSLFPLLFPLNLLIVKSLLFFIYTLFSFYSLANVFTSSIRENSIPLLSIPESLYLLGLGLVYLYENLIHYLLGLSDSLPFLPLMIISVYCSVGVMYCWLRYYIYFLYRPVTQKKEKTK, from the exons ATGATTATACCCATCGCCCTTCTTGTTTCATGTTTGAAACTACTATTAATTCCTGCGTA CCATTCCACAGACTTCGAAGTTCATAGGAACTGGTTGGCCATAACACACAGCTTACCTATAAAGAAGTGGTATTTCGAAAATACATCAGAATGGACCCTAGATTATCCTCCGTTCTTTGCTTGGTTCGAGTACCTGCTGAGTTTTCCTGCTCAATTATTCGACAAAAATATGCTGGTAGTTGAAAATATAAATTACGATTCCAAACGAACTGTTCAATTTCAAAGACTATCGGTGATATTTATGGATTTGATATACCTGTATGGAGTTTATGG GTGTTCCAAAATTGTTCCGAAAGGTTGGAGAGCTCATGTGTTACTTATATTGCTCTCGACTAATTGTGGTCTTATTATGGTTGATCACATACATTTCCAATACAATGGTTTCATGTACGGGATATTACTGATATCTATATCTTATATGTGGACT GAAAATTACTTGAAGTCTGCttttttcttcagtgttttgCTCAACCTCAAACATATATATTTGTATGCAGCTCCTGCCTATTTTGTATATTTGCTTAGAAATTACTGCCTTCGAAGCAAGAGCATTTCAGGGGCACTTGGAAGTAAGCAGTGTTGGATGAACACAATCAAATTGGGATCGATTGTTGTAGGGGTGTTTTTTGTTAGTTTTTACCCATTTCTTGACCATATCCCCCAG GTTATTTCTAGATTATTTCCTTTGAAAAGAGGTCTCTGCCATGCATACTGGGCACCCAACTTTTGGGCTTTATACAATGTAGCCGATAAGGCTGCCTTTATTATTG CCTCAAAAATGGGCTTTGAGCTGTCAGCAACGAAAGCTGCTATGACAGGAGGGTTGGTGCAGGAATATTCCCACTCAGTCTTACCCAATATTACACCTTTAACGTCAGTTGCTTTAACTCTACTCACAACGTTGCCTTGCTTGATCAAGTTGTGGAGGCTTAAGTCAGGACCTGACTTTATCCGTTGTATTGTACTTTGTTCCTTGACATCATTTGCTTTTGGATATCATGTTCATGAAAAGGCTATTCTGATGGCTGTGATTCCCTTAAC GTTATTATCTGTTCTTGATTCCTTTGATGGGAGAATATTTCTTATACTATCCACAGTAGGGCATTTTTCTCTATTTCCCTTATTATTTCCATTGAATTTACTTATAGTAAAgagtttgttattttttatataCACCCTGTTTTCATTCTATAGTTTAGCCAACGTTTTTACGTCGAGCATTCGTGAAAATTCCATCCCTTTGTTGAGCATTCCAGAAAGTTTATATCTCTTAGGTTTAGGTCTTGTTTATTTATATGAGAATCTTATTCATTATTTATTAGGACTCAGCGACAGTTTGCCATTCCTACCTTTGATGATTATATCTGTTTATTGTTCTGTAGGTGTCATGTACTGTTGGTTGAGATACTATATTTACTTTTTGTACAGACCTGTTActcaaaagaaagaaaaaaccaAATAA
- the LOC123319382 gene encoding probable insulin-like peptide 7 isoform X1, translated as MWLPLPTFAVLCVLMDVYESTQVDNELELIFKQRSHSDWREAWHREKYVRCRETLIKHLFWACENDIYRISRRRPEKRFNNIFDEDAKYPWIPEKRAKLFIRSRRGINRRTGSITSECCKSSGCTWEEYAEYCPTNKRYTSYV; from the exons atgtGGTTGCCTCTGCCGACCTTCGCCGTACTCTGTGTACTTATGGACGTTTACGAATCGACGCAGGTGGACAACGAACTGGAACTGATCTTCAAGCAGAG GTCGCATTCAGATTGGAGGGAAGCTTGGCACAGGGAAAAATACGTCCGATGTAGAGAAACATTAATAAAGCACCTGTTTTGGGCCTGCGAAAATGACATATACAGAATAAGCAGGAGAAGGCCTGAAAAAAGATTCAATAACATTTTTGATGAAGATG CGAAATATCCTTGGATTCCAGAGAAGAGGGCCAAGTTGTTCATACGTTCGCGCAGGGGTATCAACAGGCGTACCGGCTCTATAACTTCAGAATGTTGCAAATCTTCAGGATGCACTTGGGAAGAATACGCTGAATATTGTCCAACAAATAAACGTTATACGTCATATgtttga
- the LOC123319382 gene encoding probable insulin-like peptide 7 isoform X2 produces the protein MFRYHSSIFRVGEGKPLLLSHSDWREAWHREKYVRCRETLIKHLFWACENDIYRISRRRPEKRFNNIFDEDAKYPWIPEKRAKLFIRSRRGINRRTGSITSECCKSSGCTWEEYAEYCPTNKRYTSYV, from the exons ATGTTTCgttatcacagtagcatcttcagggtgggtgaaggtaaaccaTTGTTGTT GTCGCATTCAGATTGGAGGGAAGCTTGGCACAGGGAAAAATACGTCCGATGTAGAGAAACATTAATAAAGCACCTGTTTTGGGCCTGCGAAAATGACATATACAGAATAAGCAGGAGAAGGCCTGAAAAAAGATTCAATAACATTTTTGATGAAGATG CGAAATATCCTTGGATTCCAGAGAAGAGGGCCAAGTTGTTCATACGTTCGCGCAGGGGTATCAACAGGCGTACCGGCTCTATAACTTCAGAATGTTGCAAATCTTCAGGATGCACTTGGGAAGAATACGCTGAATATTGTCCAACAAATAAACGTTATACGTCATATgtttga
- the LOC123319383 gene encoding metallothionein, translated as MSGTADKVEGSCCRKEKDSCKCDNCECAGSGKCGQGCKCVDCKCCKTELKCCSKGCECGDNCKCCSDKKDCKCTNCKCCKTEDACCKKDDACCKK; from the exons ATGAGTGGAACTGCAG ATAAAGTTGAAGGATCCTGCTGCCGCAAGGAGAAGGACAGTTGCAAATGCGATAACTGCGAATGCGCAGGGTCCGGAAAATGCGGTCAAGGTTGCAAATGCGTAGATTGCAAATGTTGCAAGACTGAGCTGAAGTGCTGCAGCAAAGGATGCGAATGCGGCGACAACTGCAAATGCTGTTCCGACAAGAAAGATTGCAAATGCACGAATTGCAAATGCTGCAAAACTGAGGATGCTTGCTGCAAGAAGGACGACGCCTGCTGCAAGAAGTGA